The proteins below come from a single Aegilops tauschii subsp. strangulata cultivar AL8/78 chromosome 6, Aet v6.0, whole genome shotgun sequence genomic window:
- the LOC141025721 gene encoding uncharacterized protein: MPVSDQKGDTQFKHPAPPWLAPGLGTIALSDDGSFREADGSAATGIVLRNGSGTILLAAYCYMFNCNDALEAEIHAIMQGMALAIQHTVLPVVVQSDSAIGLSVLATDGLTKSAYGHLVLEIKELMKEREFLPQKLHRSQNSVADRLANYSRIERTTAVWVHSVPPCIEDLWPLDCNSVTMQ, encoded by the coding sequence ATGCCGGTCTCGGATCAGAAGGGCGACACTCAGTTCAAACATCCAGCGCCGCCATGGTTGGCTCCTGGGCTAGGGACTATCGCGCTTTCCGATGATGGTTCCTTCCGGGAGGCAGACGGCTCGGCAGCGACCGGAATCGTGTTGAGAAATGGGTCAGGTACGATTTTGTTGGCGGCTTATTGTTACATGTTTAACTGTAATGATGCTTTGGAGGCGGAGATCCATGCTATCATGCAGGGTATGGCTTTGGCCATCCAACACACAGTACTTCCGGTGGTTGTGCAGTCGGACTCGGCGATTGGCCTCTCAGTGTTGGCTACTGATGGCCTCACCAAATCAGCATATGGGCATTTGGTACTGGAGATTAAAGAGCTGATGAAGGAAAGAGAGTTTTTACCTCAGAAATTACACCGTAGTCAGAATAGTGTTGCAGATCGGTTGGCAAACTATAGCCGCATCGAGAGAACCACGGCTGTGTGGGTTCACTCGGTTCCACCATGTATTGAGGATCTTTGGCCTCTCGATTGTAACTCTGTGACAATGCAATAA